The genomic interval CACATGAAGAAAACATGTAGGCTAAAATTTCAGAAAAGGTCCTTCTAATGTCTCATTAAAATATACATACCTGAATCCTAGTATCTCCACAAATTGTGTATCAACCTGATTTAAAAAACATACAAACCAAAATAGAAGTTATTATCATCAATACAATAATACTTGCATTAGAGATATCACATTAGGATACAACATTAATTGTATTAAGATACTCACTCCTGTCTCTTCTTTTACTTCTCTAACAGCTGCTTCAAAAATATCCTCACCCTGTAGGTACAAAAACCAAGTTTATAATCAAATTGTACTTCAAAAGTAGAAAAATTTACGCAGTTGTGACTTTAAAAGTAGTTATGATCGACTAAAATcaaatgatttaattatttaaaagttataattgattgacagtacaaaaaatctaaaataaaaaattattatttttcgaAAATGAGATGTAATCAATATGTGTTTGAAAATGTGCATACTGCATCAACTACTCCAGTAGGTAGCTTCCAAACACCAATTCCATGGAATCTACCTCTTTTTTCCTTGACTACAAGCAtctacaaaacaaaaaagaatatataaataaatgaaaaaaatagagGGAAAATAATTAGTACAATCTAGAAAGCAAGCATgaaacataattaattacacCTCTTTGTTATCATTCAAGACAATGGCAGCAACAGTTACACGATGAGAAGCATTTGGAGGGATTGTGCAGCCTGTTTTAGGAATCCAGTAAACTAACATTACATAGTTTGGCTCAGCATGATGGTAACAGAAACCCTCCTGCCACACACCATGTATAATTGTCACAAAATACTTTCAATAAGTACTTATATAAGTTGTATAAAATGCGAAAATAAGTGGGAAATAGTGGACTGGCCACGACATATTGGGACCTTTCAATTAAAAGATTGAACGGTTTAGATTTTAAATTCGAACTTAAAATTTGGATTATTCAATCTTAATCGGACAGTCTAGATGTGCCGACTACGTTGCAGTTAACTACAATAAATCTAAATTTACGAACATATAATAAGTTATTCTAGATTCTCTTGCAACGAAACTTTGAAAGAGAATATGGCAAAAGTACCTTAACTGCAATTTCGACAAGATTAACAAGCTCAATAGGTAACTTGATCCAGACTCCATCTTTTCCCTGCAATGCagctattatatatatatatatacaccaaATTTCCAATTGTACAGTGATATCACACAAATCAATAAGTAGTGAGGGCCAATTCCTAAAGtgacttttaaaaataacttttcttgAGTACAAAAATAAGActttttaatatgaaataataatataaaaatgagatcttacaaaaaaaaaattaaaattttattgtttatataaGATTCTTAACGTACATATCACatcatttataattatattttgacaaaatcatctatgatttttaaaacatacaattaaataaaattttgatttgtctatcaaaattattttatatatcctttaaattataaaagatataataatagtagctcagtttaaatttaaatcatggACAAAAGACTAAAAACTCTTTCTTTATTGATGTCataaaaactcaaaatccaTATATTTTTCCAATTGAACTAAAAtgtaacaataaataaatttttaacataattaataatataataaactatttagtttagaagattttatttattaagtaaacatattttttaaatcaaaagtgGTTGTTTCAAGTGGCTTGGCCTCTTAACATAAATGAGGATGTTGTTTCACACACTGATATGCAATGAGTAGCATTTTAGAGGTACCTGTTTCTTCCATTGTAAAAGTGAAGATTTAAGCAAAGAAGCAAAAACTTGAGGGTCCATAGGATCCTTCAAGTAGACAATGACTCCTCCATGTGCATCATTGGTGGCAGGGAGAATTTCAACACATTCAAATCCATTTTCACATAAATGATCCCCTAAAGAGGCTGCTGGACTAGCTGCCACTGACATAGCCTCCACTGCATATTCAATCACAAAATCAACCCATTTGAAAAAGATTTCCTTACACTTCTCATGAGTTATGAAATAAGTTtagaaaaaaagagaaatagaaaGGATAGTACAAGAAAAGGAATTCAAATTACTTGGAATAGGCAAAATCATTCATGCGGTCAGCGCATTGGTGGTTATTGAATCGAGGTCAAATAGTCTAAATTTCAAggcatattttgattttataaaacaaactaaaataCCGAACTCAAAATCTAGACCGTCTAAAAACTAGGACAACATTTGCATGCTTTGCAATTGTTATAGCAAAATACAATTTCCACAGCATTTATGCTGTAGATACTTTCACTAATTGAATAACCAAAAAAGATATGGTAACCAAAGTATAGCTAAGAAAAACAAGTTCCATAGTTAACAAGAAACAGAACAAGAGTGTCAAAAGGAAAAACATACAATATTTACCTTGGAAAAACAAACTCTCAGAAAGCAATGAAGAATTAACTGGAAACTTGAGGATTTAAAGATAATAAAAGGGGTGATAGAGAAGTTACAAAGAGCACTGACAAGTGGAAGTTGAAAGAACTGAAAGGCACAACACAAAGTTGCATTTTTATAGCAACAAATACTCATTTTGGCATAGCCAGTGCTATGAGTGCGTAGTGACGTATTTCCACTGCAACTCTTGCTTAACTATGTAACATCACTATCCTTAATTCCTTCATTTAATCATTCATTAGCCGCCCACATTTGCAGAGTGATCACTCATTTGGATTTTGGGTTATTTTTAGCCTATAAGCATTGAAACTTCTATAATAAAACGTACTGCACAATGTTAGACATGCGTCAGTGTCCGACACTTGTATAACATTTATATGATACCTCACACGTCTAACACTGCAATACGTCTGAGGTGTTGTACGATGTTAGATACATACACATGTCTAACATTGCAATGCGTCTTATTTTAGAAGTGTCTGATATGCTTCATACACGTCATAGGTTAATGTCATGGTTGGTTGGATGGTCAAGTGGTGAATAACTGATCCTTATACCAGTATGAACAAGTTTACCTCTTTGTCTACATGCTTCTGAACTTGTCATCCCTTACGTACATATTTTTCGAAAAATATGtgcaaaaatttcaaactttttgaATACTCCTTTGACCCTTTGAATCAATTCATGATGTGATTTGTATTATATGCTTGTTATATTTATAGTATACTCCATTcgtattaaaaatttaactatttactTCCATATTTcacttttattaagaaaaatcgGTAGAATaattaatgtgtttattttatatagaaatatgattaaattgtttttttgtaTGTACATGTAttgaatattgattttttttcatatttcaagatAAATTAActgtattaattaaaattatatttgaaaaataataataaattcatctaataaattaaaagagaagttatatttaaagataatttttttttttatcttcaaacTGATGATAATTAGTTTATACATTGTAAGGTTCCAAATTTTGAcctaaaaactttttttaataaaaatttattataacgAAAGACGGTGAAAGTGATAAAAATGTGTGAAACTCTATAACGTTATCATGAAATTGTTTGTGAGTAATGAACCACCACCAAGTCAATAAATTGGTAACTCACCATCCCCACTACGTCAAACTTTGTGGTGGCAAAACTTGCCTAAGTTTGAAGCAAGGgaaaatgaatgaaaataaaTCTAATGGATAAGGTATGCTCCATTAATAGAAACATCAATAATCCTTCTCTTGTTTATATGAGTATTAGGGATCACAAAATAATTGGTATTTGCGGGTACCCATTTGAACTTGTTTTGATTTGGGCATAAAATGATGCTTTGATTGGTTAGGTGTGTAAATTGTTTCGAAATTAAATTCAGAGGCGAAGACGAGTTTGGATGTTCATATCCACTCACTTCTGCACATCATGGGTGGAGACGAAGACTTAAATTTTAGACTCAATAAAAAACAGCAGCGAATGTGAATTTTCTCCAACTAGTCAAATGCAAGAGACAAAATCCGTTCATGCTCCGTTCCATTGTCATGTTCAGAGAGTATCCATCTATCTATCTAttctatatatttataatttttataactcataattagtattattaattttttttgaaacttcTATTATCGTTGAAATATTTTCAAGAGTGATGTATTAaaatcttgatttattttatatttataaaaaaattgatgtttacTTATCCTAGTAAAAGATCCAATATTGTTTTGATGtataatatatgatttatttggAACTACTaaatatataagtaaaaatcaatataaaagCACAtccacaaaaaaaaattgaataagtgTATaaccataaaatattttatggttatagtataatcataaaatactataataaaatattttatggttATAGTATTTACATATgtagtataataatattatatatatatagatcctaaaaaataaatattgaatactTTTTCTTCAAGTAAAAACTTGAATCTTATGTTAAAAAATTGTCTTAGTTGATCAATCCAAAAGTGTACTGAAGATAGAAATCATAATTTAGCTTACAAACTGTAATCTATACTTATctgatatcatttttttttctcttactaCTTTATATGTTTTTGAAACCTTATAAGTAAATTAGCTTTTTACCTTAAATTCTCTTACTACTttatattctaattattttcattcaaaCTAATAGCATTGTTGGATTTTTAGATTTTTACAACTGCAATACTCTTTTGTAGCAGTGGTGATGAAAATCGATGGAGATCAACAATCCATAGCTAATTGATGGagtctaaaaattaattatatttgctAAAACCATTGTTTAAGTgatgaaacaaaatatttagGAGAAACACTATGAAGATATACTATTAGCTATTTTTGCTAATTGATACATGCATTTGAAGTGAATTTTTTGGACTCAAAGTGACTCTTTTTACATTCATATCTTGCTGGCTTATTTTTAAGAGGTTTCTAAGTTTATATAGATTGTATTAATGTATGCTTTGGCTTATACCCATATATTTGAAtagaatttcaattttatacatttataaaGATCATTTTAAGTTTATGATTAGAGCATTTTCTTTCTgggtttaaaattaaaatttaatcgtAGAATGAATTATTATTGTGACTAACATTAAATGAGAAATTGTGGATATATAACTCTTGCTTctaagaattatatttttttttcactattctcttatgaatttatttgttgttgctaaatatcaataaaatttaaaaaattaacaaaactttaatttataacaACATTAATGTATAGTCATTATAAATGTTAAAactagtaattaaaataattatttattttaatgtgatGATATATTTACCACACATTAAGTGAGAATGAACtatatttaacattaaattattatttaatgttaaaactttaatttaaagcaacattaatataaagtgaaaattaaaaaaatgttttgtgtaataaatatatcatcatAATTTATCGAATAAATTTAATCCAAAtgcataaaaatgttttttaaatttgcacaCAACAATTGTATTATAGGCATAAACATAAAGTAAgaatgtatataaatattaaaataaaaataatatttagaagTATAGAATGAGATTATTTGtgcaatatatttttaacgAAACAACATAAgataaatttaatgtaattgAAGAGTATAAATGCAAGTGTGCAACTATATATAATCATAATCATGACACGTAGTATAATATAATATCGTTTCCACGATAATTAAGTATGTTATTAATTGCAACACTTTTTCAAATAATTGacttgttttttataaaaattaaataaaaaaacatattttagtaatgtgttaaaaatcatattatggACATGAGGTAAGGATACAAATCCATTCTAATTTCAATTAATGGATATTAAAATGTTACAACGTGATATAACATTATGAACAAAGTTACATTGAGAGTTTTCCAACACAATTATCATGATTTACAAGTGCAATAATATAATTCCTAGATTCAAGATCACATTCGGTTATGCTTCAGTTTTAACCTCTATTATTCTATGGGCTTAAATAATATTCCTAGTCATTTATTGTCAACCATATTTTCGTACATTTCCGTACATTTTGACTTAATCCTATTATACAAGTATTTCCATCTTTTCCTTTTTCCAAATTCAAAGACTAAACTTTAAACCTAAAGTAATTagatttagattaaaaaataatagtaaaatagcttgaataaataaatgttaaacaAACCAAAAACACATTAACTCATAAACATTACTTAAATGAAATGATGATGGAGTCAAAATTATATCTCAGAATATTGCAGAAATGGTGACTGTGAGAGGATTTGTAGTTCTCCTTCATTCAACACTAAATCTCATAAAACTAATTCCAACAGTCTTCAATGGTGATGAAAATGATGGAGTATGAGAGATGTTTAATCTAACATAAACATAGAAGAGAAACGGAGAGCAAAAAGATCCATTGACTAGAGTTTcataaataaatgaacaaaaCTTAATGTATTAGTGTTACAATAGATATGTATACTAGAGAATAGACAAGTCTAAAATACTCTTATTACTAACTTACAATAACAATATTATCTAGCATATCCCCTTAAACTCTGCATTAACATGGACCTCAAGAGTTTGTCAACCAAAAATGGAAAAcctttaatggaatgcatctttgagAACAAATCAATAATCTGTAAGAAGGAGACAAATAgtagagtaatggttccatgttgaagatgatgatgactaagatgacaatcaatctcaatgtgcttGGTGAGTTCATGAAAGATCGGGTTATTAGCAATTCAAATCTCACTCTTGTTATCACAGTGCATCAGCGTTggctaaaaaaaaaagatacctATATCAGACAAAAGTCAACACAACCACATTATTTCAGCAGTATTGGATGCCGTAACACAATAttcaacttttataaaaaaaagcaaGAGATAATGTCATGTTTCTTattcttccaagaaataagaaagtctccaagaaagataaaaaaatcatatggtGAACTTACGTTTGTTGGAGTCACCGTCCCAATTAGCATTAGAATAAACATGTAACGTCAATGATGATGGCATTGAAAAGAGAAAGCTCTGAAATTGAGTTGCctgaagataacgaagaatgcGAAGAACGACCacccaatgtactgtagtgaGAGAGACAACATGAACATCATAAGCAATATTAGGTCTTGTAATTGTAAGATACACTAGGTTGCCAACCAAAGTATGGTACAAAGTGGGATTCGGTAAAAGGACACCATTAGAGGAAacatttcacattcaactcatgAGAAGTATTTgttgctctagtatcagaatgACGAGTTTGTTCAAGAATGttgcctctaggagagtaggtaACTTCAATCCTCAAGAAATAACAAATAATGTTTAAGTCCTCCATCTCAAAGTGTTTGACTAACTATAATTTTAACTCATTGATTCTACTAACATCATTacttgtaataatcatatcCTCAACATACAAGGAAAGTATAATGCGATCATAAGCGATGAACTAGATAAACAACATaaaatcatgttcactagagcagAAACCAAGAGATGTCATCATAGAGAGAATTTTCTCAAACCAAGTTCGAGAAACTTGTTTAAGACCACATAaaccttttttaacttacatgtTTCCCCATAATTATGAGAAACACCTTGTGGAGGGATCATACAGACTTCTTCATAAAGCTCACCATTTAGAAAgacatttttgacatccatttgaaaaatatGCCACTGATGAAGAGATGCAGCTACAGTAAAAGTACGAacagtggtcatcttggctacataAGCAAAAGTTTCTTTATAATctataccatattgttgagagaataCCTAAGCAACAAGACGTGATTTGTAGCGCTCAATTGACccatcatatttaattttgatcttgtataccgaATGAGACCTAACAACTCGCTTTCTAGGGGAAGgatgtactaattaccaagtaTTTATTTTGTGCAATGTAGAGAGTTCTTTTGTCATAGTATgttgccaaagaggatcaagaataACATCTATATAAGAAGAGGGTTCCGACAAACGATGTTGAGTAAGTATGATAGATAAAATCAGGTAATTGAGTAGACTTATGATGATGAGAGAGGTAACGAGAAGGTGAAGGTGGAGACGAAGGATCCATAATTGCATGAGATGATTAGACAGTCGGGAGGACAAGAGAGATGTCATtatgtggagtagtagtatttgtctttcaattctcaacattacaatcacttGAAGCATTACCATTagaatcaaataaatcaatatgaGTTTGTTTAGAGCTATTAGTAATGTGAGAATGTGAGGAAAGAGAGTAAAATGAGATGTGCTTAAGAAAAACAACATAACGAgaaacataaagttttcttgcatgaggatcttAACAATGATAACTCTTTTGGCCATCCCCATAACAAAGAAAAGCACACATGGTAGAACAAAAATACAACTTATTGTGTTCAACTTGTGgacgaagaacaaaacaagtagatcTAAAGACTTTCAAAGAAGAATAATCATGGATAaaagcatacaattttttaaagggAGGCAAATATGATGTGATAGACGCGCAATTCTATTAATATCATGGACATTAGTAAGAATTGTTTCACCCCAAAACTCACTAAAGATCGAAGCGGACAAGAAAAGAGATCGACCAATCTCAATAATATAATGGTGTTTCCTTTcaaaaattctattttgttcAAGAGTATGAATACAAGGTTTTGGTGGAGGGTGCCACcgtaagcaagtaattcagagaATTTATTGGAGGTATATTCACAAtctaaatcacaataaaaacactttataacaacATTATGTTGAGTCTCTACCATAATACGTAACATaggataaatataaaaaaattcagacTAATTTTTCATAAGATGAACCCAGCAATAAAGAGTGTAATAGTCAATTaatgaaacataatatctagatccacctttggtgagaactgttagaaccaagttggttttatacctagagttttgatgttaacaaaagtattttatgagaacaatatatttgacttaaCAGAGTATGAAataagattcatgtttttgaagacaatctaaaacaagatttgattaaaatttataattgaagaaattttttgacgaagttgaaaagaagatatggtcaagagtTGAAGAAAATgcgatcaagatttatctacaagaaaatatgtattatttacaagaaaaattaatcaaaatttatctacaagaagatatgaattatttacaagaagatttcaTCAAGATTGATcacaagaatatatgaattatttacaagaagatttgatcaatatttaccACAAGATTATATGAATTATTAACTAGAAGAtttaatcaagatttatctacaacaagataagaattatttacaataagatttgaataagatttatcacaagaagatatgatcaaaaattatttacaagaagaaaaactcacaagaagatacatttattatttgcaaagacaTGATTCAGATTTTGACCAAGGACAAAATACTGAATTGGATTTAGTCATATTCTAACTTGTGAAAGTTCTAGAACCAGTCCAACACTATGTTCTCACCCAGGTCAAAGCAAACAAAAGGAAGGAAGTttcatctgaagaatttacaaaagAAATCTTAACCAAATACAAACAATATCAacttgaagaatttacaaactcaatctgaacaaaatatgaactgaatcaatctagaagaacttcTTAAATTAGatttagaaataaagaattggctaaaaaaatattataaaaaatcatcttgttcagaattatttttgaataagatcgtTGTTGACCAAACAAGAATGAAGATACAATCCAGacttaaacaaggactaaattgaagcattaactttatctataaataggtattcaaggctgaagaagaagatcatcgaaaaaTCAGAAATATGTaaaagaactcaagctcaacaTTCTAAATTCATCTttgagttcaaagagagaaacacttgtttgaatgagaaatattttttatgtgtttttcttAGAGTTTTATAGTCATTGTTACGATCAGCTTGTTAGAAGAAAGTATAGAAGTTCTAAATCTTTGTATTCAAAcccgatagtggtgttagtgtgccttcaaaAATCTAGGTGAAGTCAAGGTGTGTGTTCCTCtaaagtttggggttgtcaggttgtttgagaagactgacttaaagggtcaggtgctttgtaatcaAGTGGTTGAATTAATGGATAAATCCTTCTAAGTGAAGGGATTGGAtatagccaagttagtggtgaaccattATAAATTACTTATGTCACTTTATTCCTacactccttagttttgttattgcttctactTCAGGTAAATCGTCAAGTCTGAAccattttaatcaaataatgaaaaagttatcaacttagtcaattTAAGAAAGTTAAAACTTAAAAGATCTAAACATAAACTAAACCAAACTTAAAGGATCTTTgtgttacataaaaaaaaaaaaacacacaaaggACCAAACTGTTACTTTTGTAAAGCATAAAAGAACTTGagatgtatttttcttgagttTTTAGTCCTTCACTTTTACCTAATATTCGTTTTggtcttttatctttattttgatttaatttggtccttgatattttataagtatattttagtctttgtcacaatcacaacaaaagtTATAACAATATTCGGTTATTGGAATCGCTTTTAATAATTGTCAATATGTATTCAATATAATATTCTTTCATAAAAACACAGAGTTCACTCTATTTCACTTCATTCTTATTAACATTGTATACTTAACTTTATAACTAATCCAAGATTTGATCTCAATAGTTCATGACAATAATTATACAATTGTTTGAAAGAGTTATAatgaaaatgactaaaatacaccacttataaaagataaagaatttaaataaataaataaataaaaataaaagaccaaaataaatattaaaaaataaataaatgatcaaaattatatttaaatctaaattttgtatattataaatgaatattaacttaaattattagtatataataGAAACAAAGTTGTCCAACGTACGAGTATATTATATCCCTAATAGTAAGTATTAAGTTTAAATACTTTGTTTGATATCGCTAACTAGTTACCATTTCTTTTACAATAGATTCCGAGTAACTTAACTAATCATGAAAACAATTTTGTCCAATCACTAAAAGGACCTTTGAAGTTATATTTGCGATATTGTTTACTCTAAAAGTATATGTTGAGCATCAACATTATATTTAAGATCATCTCACCTTTGATCTGCTAATCTTTAAAGGGAATGGTTTTTTTGGAAGCTTGCTTACATCTTGCTGATCTGAATGCTTTACCAATTGTATGTGATTGGTTTGCATCGAAGGGAAGACCATCCAATTTTAAGATCTATCCACATCCAATGACTGAATGTTTGACATGATTAGAGTGATTGGAGATTGTCATTGCTAAACAATGGAAAACTTGGGGTCTTTATGACATGATTATACACTCAATTGTCGACATAAAACTTGATATGAAACATTTCTTTGGATTCCTCAACTATTGGCCTATAAGTACTAATTCTTTAGTTTTCCCTTGTGGTATGATAACCCATACTCTTCTTGATGTGGCCGCCATTCTTGCCTTACAAGTCATTGGGTCTGAAACTTCAATAACTTATGACGCTTCAATCCctgattttagattttcttattaaaagaataaatcaagttattctattttttagCCATCGATGCTAAGAATTTTCGCCCATGTAACTGATGCAAAGCACAATACATTCTTGTTGTTCAGTTCaacaagtttttcatttgtACTAGTTTTGTGGTAGTCGTTCAAGAGTTGCAGTTATATGTGTATCTCTTGAATCTAGGGAGACACATATCTTGGgatctttttctttctttccataATTGTTACTTATTCAATATTTTGGATCAactaattgaaaaaaatgacataaaaacaaTGAGTGGACACATTTGGTTCCTTCAATTTTGGATTCGAATATATTTTcctgaatttttgtataaagaTTTGTTTTTGCCTAAGTTCCATAATAATGAATGCGCATTGTGGGAACAATTGATCATTACCCAAGTGACTCTACATGTGCCTTTGAAGTGgtagaataattattttctcTAACTCGTATTTCAATCGATTGGACCTCAATCTTCGAGAGAGAATGTGGAGCGAATTGGATTTTTGATGCAACGTTTGATAGCTTGTCATACCTAGTCCAAGGTTATGTCAACGTCAACTGGTCTAGGATCTTGATAGATAAGGATTTTCTCTATGACTTAAAGCCCTTGAGCAGGAATAACAAAGTCTCTACAGAGTACTACAACCTTTAGTGTTCGATGAGGAAAATTGGACTTCTTCAACATGTTCTTCTTAGCTACGACTTTATGGTTCCAACCTTCAAGATATTGACTTTGGAGTCAAATAAGGTGGATCACCTAGAAAACCTCAATCGAAAGGAGATCTATGTCTTCAAAATGGAGTCTTTTAGCCGCAATCCTAAAGAGACAAATACATTTGTCAATTGGTGGTCTTATGTGAAagataagttcttttgtgtgcTAGACATTAAAGAATGTATCTATCGGCTCATCAAATGTCATTCTAACACTAAATAATCAACTATCGGCTTAGTCTAATCTTGTAAAGGTGTTCATGTCCCTATCTGACAAACTACTAGAAGTAGGATGTCATTGCCCTACAAGAAATACAACTTCACGATTTTTCCCTTCCTATAAAATCAtcttatttattgattttggaaaaacacaagaaattgGGGGTTTGAGTTGTGTTTTGTCGTTTCTCCAAACTACTTCCATTTTCTTACATAAACTGTTTTTATGAAAACATTCAACTTACTTTTAAAAAAGGTTTAGACAAAGTAAGGttgaatcataaataaatatgaagcGAGAActaaaagaagataaatgagacacatatattttatactagttAACAACAAAAtgttgctacatctagtcctcccCTTACAGAGATATTTTGCTTCAATACAGTCGATGGCTTAATTCACTATTTCCACAAATAGCATACACATATTCTTTACTTTGTCTCTTCAGGCTTTAAGTATTTTTCTCTAGCCTATCCAAAATGTCATCCCCAGAACTTTCTTCAACATTCTGGCATCTTGTCGTTGAAGTTCATGAGGGTCATTTTACCTTTTTCAAGTACCTATTGAGGATGATATAGTAGTTGCCACTATCATGCTGATTTACATCAGTTCtagtttgtgtttgatttgacACAATATGTTTTTAGGATTTTTACTCTCATTGAGAGGATGTTACATATTAAGTCCTATATCGATACAAGTGTGTGAGAACACTTTGACTGATTTACATAATCTATAAAAACTTTTTATGAGAGGATAAGTCACTCATTCTTTTAGTATGATGTGTTCTTGACTTTTTCATATTCTCTTCTTAACACATAGTCTTTTATTTTCTCTCGCACGTACTCTCTCATGCTCACTCATAAAGGATTGAGTGATTTCTACTTAAATACAGAGATGAAGTGTCCATTGAGAA from Cicer arietinum cultivar CDC Frontier isolate Library 1 chromosome 5, Cicar.CDCFrontier_v2.0, whole genome shotgun sequence carries:
- the LOC101496751 gene encoding nudix hydrolase 10-like, translated to MILPIPMEAMSVAASPAASLGDHLCENGFECVEILPATNDAHGGVIVYLKDPMDPQVFASLLKSSLLQWKKQGKDGVWIKLPIELVNLVEIAVKEGFCYHHAEPNYVMLVYWIPKTGCTIPPNASHRVTVAAIVLNDNKEMLVVKEKRGRFHGIGVWKLPTGVVDAGEDIFEAAVREVKEETGVDTQFVEILGFSQAHNSFFGKSDLSFLCMLHPLSFDIKRQELEIEAVQWMPFEEYAVQPFNQKHEPFKYITELCMAKIEKGYTGFCPRPVSSFFSKDLSCIYLNSKDFDKSC